Proteins from a genomic interval of Zingiber officinale cultivar Zhangliang chromosome 1B, Zo_v1.1, whole genome shotgun sequence:
- the LOC122051987 gene encoding cationic amino acid transporter 5-like: MEGHGAVNGESQSRRSYWRWSKEDFFPEESFESWPTYFAALSQTRLRFRDRLLGRSDEDNELGEVRKQSEHDMKRCLNWWDLTWFGFGSVIGAGIFVLTGQEAHRHAGPAIVLSYVASGLSAMLSVFCYTEFAVEIPVAGGSFAYLRVELGDFAAFIAAANLILESIVGSASVARAWTSYLTTLLNRPKNSLRIQTDLANNFNYLDPIAVIVLFITATIAMTSTKKTSYFNWVASAFHTLIIAFVIVGGFIHADPANLKPFFPFGSQGVFRAAAIVYFAYGGFDNIATMAEETRNPSRDIPLGLLGSMTIITVIYCLMALALTMMQPYTDIDEQAAYSIAFRSVGLKWAQYVVAFGALKGMTTVLLVGALGQARYTTHIARSHIIPPLFALVHPKTGTPIYATLLITISAACIALFSSLDILTALLSVSTLFIFMMMATALLVRRYYQRGVTEQRDLLKLVICLLVIIASSMGTAAYWGLRPHGWVGYTITVPLWVAGTLGIQVLVPQCRKPRVWGVPLVPWLPSLSIATNLFLMGSLGADAFIRFGLCSLLMLVYYLFFGLHATYDMAHRRYGKPNLVEGRDLSRQDRENQMEGKLEKAEEGA, encoded by the coding sequence ATGGAAGGACATGGAGCAGTTAATGGCGAGAGCCAGTCGAGGAGGAGCTACTGGCGATGGAGCAAAGAGGATTTCTTCCCCGAGGAATCCTTCGAGTCCTGGCCGACCTACTTCGCCGCCCTGTCGCAGACGCGCCTCCGTTTCAGGGACCGGCTACTCGGCCGCTCCGACGAAGACAACGAGCTCGGCGAGGTCCGGAAGCAGAGCGAGCACGACATGAAGCGCTGCCTCAACTGGTGGGACCTCACCTGGTTCGGCTTCGGCTCCGTTATCGGCGCCGGTATCTTCGTCCTCACTGGCCAAGAGGCCCACAGACACGCCGGCCCCGCCATCGTCCTTTCTTACGTCGCTTCTGGCCTCTCCGCCATGCTCTCTGTCTTCTGTTACACCGAATTCGCCGTCGAAATTCCCGTAGCCGGCGGTTCGTTCGCTTACTTAAGGGTTGAGTTAGGGGACTTCGCCGCGTTCATCGCCGCGGCGAACTTGATCCTGGAGTCCATCGTCGGCAGTGCCTCCGTCGCCAGGGCTTGGACCTCCTACTTGACCACGCTGCTGAACCGCCCCAAGAACTCCCTCCGCATCCAAACCGATCTCGCAAATAACTTCAATTACCTCGACCCGATCGCGGTGATCGTCCTCTTCATCACCGCCACCATCGCCATGACCAGCACCAAGAAGACCTCTTACTTCAATTGGGTTGCGTCGGCCTTCCACACTTTGATCATCGCTTTCGTGATCGTCGGCGGATTCATCCACGCTGACCCAGCGAACCTGAAACCCTTCTTCCCATTCGGCTCCCAGGGCGTCTTCCGCGCCGCCGCCATCGTCTACTTCGCCTATGGTGGCTTCGACAACATAGCCACCATGGCTGAGGAAACGCGGAACCCATCGCGGGACATACCTCTTGGCCTGCTTGGCTCGATGACGATCATCACCGTCATCTACTGCCTCATGGCGCTCGCGCTCACCATGATGCAGCCGTATACCGACATCGACGAGCAAGCGGCTTACTCTATTGCGTTTAGGAGCGTGGGGCTCAAGTGGGCGCAGTACGTGGTGGCGTTCGGTGCGCTCAAGGGGATGACCACCGTGCTGCTCGTCGGCGCACTGGGCCAAGCGCGCTACACGACGCACATCGCCCGGAGCCACATCATCCCTCCCCTGTTCGCGCTCGTCCACCCCAAGACCGGAACGCCCATCTATGCCACTCTCCTAATCACCATCTCCGCCGCGTGCATTGCTCTGTTCTCGAGCCTCGACATCCTGACGGCCCTTCTCTCCGTGAGCACGCTATTCATCTTCATGATGATGGCGACGGCGCTGCTGGTGCGTCGGTACTACCAGAGGGGCGTGACGGAGCAGAGGGACCTCCTGAAGCTGGTGATTTGCCTCCTCGTCATAATCGCTTCGTCGATGGGGACGGCTGCGTACTGGGGACTGAGGCCCCATGGATGGGTCGGGTACACGATTACGGTGCCACTGTGGGTGGCGGGCACGCTGGGGATTCAGGTGTTGGTGCCGCAGTGCCGGAAGCCAAGAGTGTGGGGTGTGCCGCTGGTGCCGTGGCTGCCGTCGTTGTCGATCGCGACCAACTTGTTCCTGATGGGATCGTTGGGAGCGGACGCTTTCATAAGGTTTGGACTCTGCTCCTTGCTCATGCTGGTCTACTACTTGTTCTTTGGACTGCATGCTACTTACGACATGGCGCATCGGCGGTACGGGAAGCCAAATCTTGTGGAAGGGAGAGATCTGAGTAGGCAAGATAGAGAGAACCAGATGGAAGGCAAGCTGGAGAAAGCTGAGGAAGGCGCATGA